A genomic window from Cydia amplana chromosome 3, ilCydAmpl1.1, whole genome shotgun sequence includes:
- the LOC134662575 gene encoding alkylated DNA repair protein alkB homolog 8 isoform X2, producing the protein MNFVENVPNLEVICKHDLPKGLLILNDFITSAEEELFLNLFKFEESSNLKNRQVAHYGYEFRYGSNDVDLSAPLEQAIPKDCDLLWQRLRGQGIDVGVPDQLTVNKYEPGQGIPSHVDKHSPFGDTILSVSLGSSVVMDWRHHSGKSVPVVVPARSLLIMQGEARYDWQHGIQPRTWDPVIRTEAARVVTADSRPRRVRVSLTFRWTRSGVCACPYPTLCDSRSGTEIDAVASRLEEVHVHQVYEQIAGHFSTTRHKPWPKVVEFMLGVPQGSVVLDLGSGNGKNVLPRDDILQIAGERSSGLLSECHQRLSNTAKPNDCVRLDLCSAPLRDACADTAICIAVVHHFSSKPRRLAAISTIHRVLRPGGRALVTAWSRDQTRSNYLDDTKQPADEAVVSVEGVTLPVHQNRTQFKHQDLLVPWKLRNIKDNKLSDAQNTLLRYYHVFEENELDGLCEEVGFAVEKSFYEEGNWCVVCRKK; encoded by the exons ATGAACTTTGTTGAAAATG TTCCAAACCTTGAAGTCATTTGCAAACACGACCTTCCCAAGGGCCTGCTCATACTGAATGACTTCATCACTTCAGCAGAAGAGGAATTATTTCTAAATCTCTTTAAGTTTGAAGAGTCCAGTAACCTGAAGAACCGACAAGTGGCTCACTACGGATACGAGTTCCGATATGGCAGTAACGATGTGGACTTGTCGGCTCCGCTGGAACAGGCAATACCAAAGGACTGTGATTTGTTGTGGCAACGGTTGAGGGGACAAGGGATAGATGTTGGTGTGCCTGATCAGCTGACAGTCAACAAATATGAACCTGGGCAAG GCATTCCATCTCACGTGGACAAGCACAGTCCATTCGGAGACACGATCCTGTCGGTGTCGCTTGGCTCCTCGGTGGTAATGGACTGGAGACACCACTCCGGCAAATCTGTGCCAGTCGTGGTGCCGGCTCGCTCCTTGCTCATTATGCAGGGTGAGGCAAG GTACGACTGGCAGCACGGCATCCAACCCCGCACATGGGACCCGGTGATCCGCACCGAGGCCGCACGTGTCGTGACGGCGGACTCGCGGCCTCGCCGCGTGCGCGTCTCGCTCACGTTCCGTTGGACGAGGAGCGGCGTTTGCGCCTGTCCCTATCCCACGCTGTGCGACAGTAGGAGTGGGACAGAGATAGATGCGGTGGCTAGCAGGCTGGAGGAGGTTCATGTACATCAA GTGTACGAGCAGATAGCGGGCCACTTCAGTACCACTCGCCACAAACCCTGGCCCAAAGTGGTAGAGTTCATGCTTGGAGTGCCGCAGGGCTCCGTAGTTCTGGACCTGGGCAGCGGCAACGGCAAGAACGTGCTGCCGAGGGACGACATTCTACAG ATAGCAGGCGAGCGCAGCAGCGGGCTACTATCTGAATGCCACCAACGACTGAGTAATACTGCGAAACCGAACGACTGTGTACGACTGGACCTATGTTCGGCACCCCTGCGGGACGCATGCGCCGACACGGCTATATGCATCGCAGTCGTGCACCACTTCAGCAGTAAG CCGCGCCGCCTCGCCGCGATTTCTACCATCCACCGCGTGCTGCGCCCCGGCGGCCGCGCGCTCGTCACCGCGTGGTCCCGGGACCAGACCCGCTCCAACTACCTCGACGACACCAAGCAGCCCGCCGACGAGGCCGTCGTCAGCGTCGAGGGCGTAACCCTCCCCGTCCACCAAAACAGAACACAGTTCAAACACCAGGACCTCCTGGTCCCGTGGAAACTTAGAAACATTAAGGATAACAAACTTTCCGACGCACAGAACACCCTTCTGAGATACTATCACGTTTTTGAAGAGAACGAACTTGACGGGTTGTGCGAGGAGGTGGGATTCGCTGTTGAGAAAAGCTTCTACGAGGAAGGAAATTGGTGTGTTGTATGCAGaaagaaataa
- the LOC134662577 gene encoding clathrin light chain isoform X1, whose amino-acid sequence MDDFGDSFVQPEVDPAAEFLAREQDQLAGLEDELETSAPPPVVPAPSSDLGDDFVQIPSTATLEANGMLEEDPAPSVFRQEREEPEKIRLWREEQKLRLEEKDAEEERKKEEMLKIAKKELEDWYKTHDEQIAKTKAANRESAKNAERALAKGSESDVEEGGEWARVAELCDFGPRRGRDVARLRGLVLQLKQAGVRPKHPPRAAKVA is encoded by the exons ATGGATGATTTTGGTGATAGTTTCGTTCAGCCTGAAGTAGATCCTGCGGCAGAGTTTCTGGCCCGCGAACAAGATCAACTTGCGGGGTTAGAGGATGAACTGGAAACCAGCGCTCCGCCCCCTGTTGTACCTGCACCTTCTAGTGATTTGGGTGATGATTTTGTCC AAATACCGAGCACAGCCACACTAGAAGCAAATGGTATGCTGGAGGAAGACCCTGCGCCATCTGTGTTCAGACAGGAGCGAGAGGAACCGGAGAAGATAAGGCTGTGGCGCGAGGAACAGAAGCTCAGGCTGGAAGAGAAAG ATGCTGAAGAGGAAAGAAAAAAAGAGGAGATGCTTAAGATAGCAAAGAAAGAGCTTGAGGACTGGTACAAGACCCACGATGAGCAGATTGCCAAGACCAAGGCAGCTAACAG GGAGTCTGCTAA GAACGCGGAGCGCGCGCTGGCCAAGGGGTCTGAGAGCGACGTGGAGGAGGGCGGGGAGTGGGCGCGCGTGGCCGAGCTGTGCGACTTCGGCCCGCGCCGCGGCCGCGACGTGGCGCGCCTGCGCGGGCTCGTGCTGCAGCTCAAGCAGGCCGGCGTGCGGCCCAAGCATCCGCCCCGGGCCGCCAAAGT ggCCTGA
- the LOC134662577 gene encoding clathrin light chain isoform X3 translates to MDDFGDSFVQPEVDPAAEFLAREQDQLAGLEDELETSAPPPVVPAPSSDLGDDFVQIPSTATLEANGMLEEDPAPSVFRQEREEPEKIRLWREEQKLRLEEKDAEEERKKEEMLKIAKKELEDWYKTHDEQIAKTKAANRNAERALAKGSESDVEEGGEWARVAELCDFGPRRGRDVARLRGLVLQLKQAGVRPKHPPRAAKV, encoded by the exons ATGGATGATTTTGGTGATAGTTTCGTTCAGCCTGAAGTAGATCCTGCGGCAGAGTTTCTGGCCCGCGAACAAGATCAACTTGCGGGGTTAGAGGATGAACTGGAAACCAGCGCTCCGCCCCCTGTTGTACCTGCACCTTCTAGTGATTTGGGTGATGATTTTGTCC AAATACCGAGCACAGCCACACTAGAAGCAAATGGTATGCTGGAGGAAGACCCTGCGCCATCTGTGTTCAGACAGGAGCGAGAGGAACCGGAGAAGATAAGGCTGTGGCGCGAGGAACAGAAGCTCAGGCTGGAAGAGAAAG ATGCTGAAGAGGAAAGAAAAAAAGAGGAGATGCTTAAGATAGCAAAGAAAGAGCTTGAGGACTGGTACAAGACCCACGATGAGCAGATTGCCAAGACCAAGGCAGCTAACAG GAACGCGGAGCGCGCGCTGGCCAAGGGGTCTGAGAGCGACGTGGAGGAGGGCGGGGAGTGGGCGCGCGTGGCCGAGCTGTGCGACTTCGGCCCGCGCCGCGGCCGCGACGTGGCGCGCCTGCGCGGGCTCGTGCTGCAGCTCAAGCAGGCCGGCGTGCGGCCCAAGCATCCGCCCCGGGCCGCCAAAGTGTAA
- the LOC134662773 gene encoding TBC1 domain family member 19 yields the protein MEELKDEAIHHTALKLADDIKNLSIYKSFYSDVQKLVSSANVKKEDFKQTLQQAMKEKGLDTKLRNTVYHWVRTQTKQNKLDPLTSLQKASAQWEKRIHKSLNSMCSDLETSLAKIRPQSEQDELSDKWNELSTYTLDLSKYRPVYAPKDFLEVLLTLSGYVPFTREDEPKWEFAHLPLQVKTLDELRKVYPEWSSGEPLLGVNPSMPSQVPGFATLESERVGLGERVAALAYAPVVQEYLKRGSPQSIRATLWSLVLGSDVRQQQVTAFNQLKASVLEIDLMIDKLIFKDVQLTASNDDQYFVFEDLLYQVMLCFSRDCGVRSALAEAGCAGAPLTVAVRGRHAPADRLTAFPPSGVIPFHGFSMYATPFCYLYDDPVQLYYTFRAFYIRYWHRLHYISTHPQGIVSLCLLYERLLEANEPLLWIHFRNININPIRVVFKWLMRAFSGHLPPDQLLLLWDAILGYDSLEILPLLALAILSFRKENIFQVNTLQNVDAVLADLSTISVIPLLQLALMKP from the exons ATGGAAGAATTAAAAGATGAAGCCATTCATCACACAGCACTGAAGTTAGCAGACGATATAAAAAACTTATCAATATACAAATCATTTTACAGTGACGTTCAG AAATTGGTATCTTCGGCAAATGTTAAAAAAGAAGACTTCAAACAAACTTTACAACAAGCGATGAAAGAAAAAGGACTAGATACAAAGTTAAGAAACACAGTGTACCATTGGGTGAGAACTCAGACCAAGCAAAAC aaattgGATCCTTTAACATCTTTACAAAAAGCCAGTGCACAGTGGGAGAAAAGGATTCACAAATCGCTAAATTCAATGTGTTCTGACTTAGAGACCTCTTTAGCAAAAATAAGGCCCCAAAGTGAACAAGATGAACTCTCGGACAAGTGGAATGAACTTAGCACTTATACCTTAG ATTTATCAAAATACAGACCAGTTTACGCACCAAAGGACTTTTTGGAAGTATTACTAACATTATCCGGTTATGTTCCTTTTACGAGAGA AGATGAACCTAAATGGGAATTCGCGCATTTACCTCTCCAAGTGAAGACGTTGGATGAATTG AGGAAAGTGTATCCTGAATGGTCATCCGGTGAGCCTCTGCTCGGCGTGAACCCTTCGATGCCGAGTCAAGTGCCGGGGTTCGCGACGCTGGAGTCCGAGCGGGTGGGGCTAGGGGAGCGCGTGGCGGCCCTCGCTTACGCCCCTGTCGTACAGGAGTACCTCAAGAGGGGCAGTCCGCAATCGATACGGGCTACACTGTGGTCGCTGGTGCTCGGCTCTGATGTGAGACAGCAG caAGTAACGGCGTTCAACCAACTCAAAGCAAGTGTTCTGGAGATAGACCTGATGATTGACAAGCTCATCTTCAAAGATGTGCAGCTCACTGCTTCCAACGACGATCAGTACTTCGTGTTCGAGGACCTCCTTTACCAG GTGATGCTATGTTTCTCGCGCGACTGCGGCGTGCGGTCCGCACTGGCGGAGGCGGGGTGCGCGGGCGCGCCGCTGACGGTGGCGGTGCGCGGCCGCCACGCGCCCGCCGACCGCCTCACCGCCTTCCCGCCGAGCGGCGTCATTCCCTTCCACGGCTTCTCTATGTACG CGACGCCATTCTGCTACCTGTACGATGATCCGGTGCAGCTGTATTATACGTTCCGGGCCTTCTACATCCGCTATTGGCACCGACTGCATTACATTTCGACTCATCCACAG GGTATTGTTTCACTGTGTCTACTGTATGAAAGGCTTTTGGAAGCAAATGAGCCACTGCTATGGATACATTTTCGAAATATTAACATAAATCC tataAGGGTGGTCTTCAAATGGTTAATGCGCGCCTTCAGTGGTCACTTGCCACCCGACCAGCTGCTGTTGCTGTGGGACGCCATACTTGGCTACGACTCCCTCGAAATCCTACCACTTTTAGCGCTGGCAATACTGAGCTTCCGAAAGGAGAACATCTTTCAAGTGAATACGCTCCAAAACGTAGACGCGGTGCTGGCCGACTTGTCTACAATTTCGGTCATTCCGCTTTTGCAGTTGGCACTCAtgaaaccttag
- the LOC134662575 gene encoding alkylated DNA repair protein alkB homolog 8 isoform X1: protein MLEEEKKTYRKQKRFAARLKSSKGINCIEKPNRNVVLCNVGKATGLIKEDVHDLIAKTLPNLALPKLIAEKGETHSFLVFNSDDDAVLFYKESNGKIKLHGTPIYMNFVENVPNLEVICKHDLPKGLLILNDFITSAEEELFLNLFKFEESSNLKNRQVAHYGYEFRYGSNDVDLSAPLEQAIPKDCDLLWQRLRGQGIDVGVPDQLTVNKYEPGQGIPSHVDKHSPFGDTILSVSLGSSVVMDWRHHSGKSVPVVVPARSLLIMQGEARYDWQHGIQPRTWDPVIRTEAARVVTADSRPRRVRVSLTFRWTRSGVCACPYPTLCDSRSGTEIDAVASRLEEVHVHQVYEQIAGHFSTTRHKPWPKVVEFMLGVPQGSVVLDLGSGNGKNVLPRDDILQIAGERSSGLLSECHQRLSNTAKPNDCVRLDLCSAPLRDACADTAICIAVVHHFSSKPRRLAAISTIHRVLRPGGRALVTAWSRDQTRSNYLDDTKQPADEAVVSVEGVTLPVHQNRTQFKHQDLLVPWKLRNIKDNKLSDAQNTLLRYYHVFEENELDGLCEEVGFAVEKSFYEEGNWCVVCRKK, encoded by the exons ATGCTAGAagaagagaagaaaacttatcgAAAGCAGAAAAGATTTGCCGCACGCCTTAAAAGCTCTAAGGGAATTAATTGCATAGAGAAACCGAATCGT AATGTTGTTCTGTGCAACGTAGGTAAAGCTACGGGTTTAATAAAAGAAGATGTTCACGATCTAATAGCAAAAACTTTACCAAACTTAGCCCTACCTAAGTTGATAGCAGAAAAGGGTGAAACACATtcgtttttagtatttaataGTGACGATGATGCGGTGTTATTCTACAAAGAAAGTAATGGGAAAATTAAACTCCATGGAACTCCAATTTACATGAACTTTGTTGAAAATG TTCCAAACCTTGAAGTCATTTGCAAACACGACCTTCCCAAGGGCCTGCTCATACTGAATGACTTCATCACTTCAGCAGAAGAGGAATTATTTCTAAATCTCTTTAAGTTTGAAGAGTCCAGTAACCTGAAGAACCGACAAGTGGCTCACTACGGATACGAGTTCCGATATGGCAGTAACGATGTGGACTTGTCGGCTCCGCTGGAACAGGCAATACCAAAGGACTGTGATTTGTTGTGGCAACGGTTGAGGGGACAAGGGATAGATGTTGGTGTGCCTGATCAGCTGACAGTCAACAAATATGAACCTGGGCAAG GCATTCCATCTCACGTGGACAAGCACAGTCCATTCGGAGACACGATCCTGTCGGTGTCGCTTGGCTCCTCGGTGGTAATGGACTGGAGACACCACTCCGGCAAATCTGTGCCAGTCGTGGTGCCGGCTCGCTCCTTGCTCATTATGCAGGGTGAGGCAAG GTACGACTGGCAGCACGGCATCCAACCCCGCACATGGGACCCGGTGATCCGCACCGAGGCCGCACGTGTCGTGACGGCGGACTCGCGGCCTCGCCGCGTGCGCGTCTCGCTCACGTTCCGTTGGACGAGGAGCGGCGTTTGCGCCTGTCCCTATCCCACGCTGTGCGACAGTAGGAGTGGGACAGAGATAGATGCGGTGGCTAGCAGGCTGGAGGAGGTTCATGTACATCAA GTGTACGAGCAGATAGCGGGCCACTTCAGTACCACTCGCCACAAACCCTGGCCCAAAGTGGTAGAGTTCATGCTTGGAGTGCCGCAGGGCTCCGTAGTTCTGGACCTGGGCAGCGGCAACGGCAAGAACGTGCTGCCGAGGGACGACATTCTACAG ATAGCAGGCGAGCGCAGCAGCGGGCTACTATCTGAATGCCACCAACGACTGAGTAATACTGCGAAACCGAACGACTGTGTACGACTGGACCTATGTTCGGCACCCCTGCGGGACGCATGCGCCGACACGGCTATATGCATCGCAGTCGTGCACCACTTCAGCAGTAAG CCGCGCCGCCTCGCCGCGATTTCTACCATCCACCGCGTGCTGCGCCCCGGCGGCCGCGCGCTCGTCACCGCGTGGTCCCGGGACCAGACCCGCTCCAACTACCTCGACGACACCAAGCAGCCCGCCGACGAGGCCGTCGTCAGCGTCGAGGGCGTAACCCTCCCCGTCCACCAAAACAGAACACAGTTCAAACACCAGGACCTCCTGGTCCCGTGGAAACTTAGAAACATTAAGGATAACAAACTTTCCGACGCACAGAACACCCTTCTGAGATACTATCACGTTTTTGAAGAGAACGAACTTGACGGGTTGTGCGAGGAGGTGGGATTCGCTGTTGAGAAAAGCTTCTACGAGGAAGGAAATTGGTGTGTTGTATGCAGaaagaaataa
- the LOC134662577 gene encoding clathrin light chain isoform X2 — protein MDDFGDSFVQPEVDPAAEFLAREQDQLAGLEDELETSAPPPVVPAPSSDLGDDFVQIPSTATLEANGMLEEDPAPSVFRQEREEPEKIRLWREEQKLRLEEKDAEEERKKEEMLKIAKKELEDWYKTHDEQIAKTKAANRNAERALAKGSESDVEEGGEWARVAELCDFGPRRGRDVARLRGLVLQLKQAGVRPKHPPRAAKVA, from the exons ATGGATGATTTTGGTGATAGTTTCGTTCAGCCTGAAGTAGATCCTGCGGCAGAGTTTCTGGCCCGCGAACAAGATCAACTTGCGGGGTTAGAGGATGAACTGGAAACCAGCGCTCCGCCCCCTGTTGTACCTGCACCTTCTAGTGATTTGGGTGATGATTTTGTCC AAATACCGAGCACAGCCACACTAGAAGCAAATGGTATGCTGGAGGAAGACCCTGCGCCATCTGTGTTCAGACAGGAGCGAGAGGAACCGGAGAAGATAAGGCTGTGGCGCGAGGAACAGAAGCTCAGGCTGGAAGAGAAAG ATGCTGAAGAGGAAAGAAAAAAAGAGGAGATGCTTAAGATAGCAAAGAAAGAGCTTGAGGACTGGTACAAGACCCACGATGAGCAGATTGCCAAGACCAAGGCAGCTAACAG GAACGCGGAGCGCGCGCTGGCCAAGGGGTCTGAGAGCGACGTGGAGGAGGGCGGGGAGTGGGCGCGCGTGGCCGAGCTGTGCGACTTCGGCCCGCGCCGCGGCCGCGACGTGGCGCGCCTGCGCGGGCTCGTGCTGCAGCTCAAGCAGGCCGGCGTGCGGCCCAAGCATCCGCCCCGGGCCGCCAAAGT ggCCTGA
- the LOC134662576 gene encoding phosphatidylinositol N-acetylglucosaminyltransferase subunit A, whose product MKEVMRKRKRRKRHVICMASDFFFPNTGGVEEHIFNLSQCLIKEGHKVIVITHSYGERVGVRYMTRGLKVYYLPVKVMYAQCILPTMICNLALIRYILIRERIEIVHGHSAFSVMGHEVSIIGKLLGLKTVFTDHSLFGFADTSAVLTNKYLQMCLCECDHCICVSHTGKENTVLRAKVKAHKVSVIPNAVDTYNFTPDPSKRDPNMVTIVIVSRMVYRKGVDLMAAVIAEMCPRYPRLRFIIGGDGPKMWLLQEVRERKGFQDCVTLLGSLKHSQVRDVLVKGDIFLNTSLTEAYCMAIVEAASCGLKVVSTKVGGIPEVLPNNMIYLTEPNVASLVEGIELAMTDINNSQVICPFECNKMVRNMYNWMDITRRTEIVYDNILQNRNKPLGEQLKSYLSCGVWPFLLVISLMYLLLQLIDRVHKRKHIDIARDLKL is encoded by the exons ATGAAA GAAGTAATGAGGAAAAGGAAGCGTCGTAAACGTCACGTAATTTGTATGGCGTCAGACTTTTTCTTCCCCAACACTGGTGGCGTCGAGGAGCATATATTCAATTTGTCCCAGTGCTTGATCAAAGAGGGCCACAAAGTCATAGTAATTACTCATTCCTACGGAGAGCGCGTCGGCGTCCGCTACATGACTAGAGGACTCAAGGTTTACTACTTGCCTGTAAAGGTTATGTATGCCCAGTGCATACTTCCAACCATGATTTGTAATCTAGCCCTCATCCGTTACATTCTCATCAGGGAAAGAATTGAAATTGTTCATGGACACTCTGCTTTTAGTGTTATGGGACATGAGGTGTCTATTATAGGAAAATTGTTAGGATTAAAAACAGTATTTACAGATCACAGTCTGTTTGGCTTTGCTGATACATCCGCGGTATTAACTAATAAGTATTTGCAAATGTGTTTGTGTGAGTGTGACCATTGTATTTGCGTTTCACACACAGGAAAGGAAAACACAGTGCTTAGAGCCAAAGTTAAAGCTCACAAAGTGTCAGtcattcctaatgcagtagatACATATAACTTCACCCCAGACCCAAGCAAAAGGGATCCAAATATGGTTACCATTGTCATAGTGTCAAGGATGGTGTATAGAAAAGGTGTGGATTTGATGGCAGCAGTGATAGCAGAAATGTGTCCCAGGTATCCTAGACTTAGATTTATTATTGGAGGCGATGGGCCCAAGATGTGGCTGCTGCAAGAAGTCAGGGAAAGAAAAGGTTTTCAAGACTGTGTCACATTACTGGGAAGCTTGAAACATTCTCAAGTTAGAGACGTACTTGTGAAAGGGGACATTTTCTTAAACACCTCTTTGACTGAAGCATACTGCATGGCTATAGTAGAAGCTGCTTCCTGCGGGCTCAAAGTTGTCTCCACTAAAGTTGGGGGCATTCCAGAAGTATTACCAAATAACATGATCTATCTCACCGAACCTAATGTTGCCAGCCTTGTTGAGGGCATAGAACTTGCTATGACTGATATAAACAATAGTCAGGTTATTTGCCCTTTTGAGTGCAACAAGATGGTTAGAAACATGTACAATTGGATGGACATCACTAGGAGAACAGAGATAGTTTATGACAACATATTACAAAACAGAAATAAGCCATTAGGAGAACAACTGAAGAGCTATCTCTCTTGTGGCGTGTGGCCATTCCTATTGGTTATAAGTCTCATGTATTTATTACTTCAGTTAATAGATAGGGTGCATAAGAGAAAGCACATAGATATAGCTAGAGATTTAAAATTGTAG